The following are encoded in a window of bacterium genomic DNA:
- a CDS encoding DUF4390 domain-containing protein produces the protein MRKGLLIALFWASIALASPLVISKPTVFLKDTFLATSFKTQHLLGQQEIKTIQSGFTVTIKIDVELWKKGRLFHDLETTRQITKEISYDIWEKIYTLRFDKGDILKFDNLTDLKETLNQEDIVLIRPLKGLEGKKVYFVQIRVDIESINKKEMEEIAKRINGDSPAFINLQKIFAVLVRHRSKDIKSYIQSDNFKPDTLKGISND, from the coding sequence ATGCGAAAAGGATTACTCATTGCCTTATTTTGGGCGAGTATAGCCCTTGCCTCGCCACTGGTTATTTCTAAACCAACTGTCTTCCTTAAAGATACATTTTTGGCAACATCGTTTAAAACACAACATCTATTAGGACAACAAGAGATAAAAACTATCCAGAGCGGTTTTACGGTTACTATTAAGATTGATGTTGAATTATGGAAGAAGGGTAGATTATTTCATGACCTGGAAACTACCCGTCAGATAACCAAAGAAATATCTTATGATATCTGGGAAAAAATCTATACATTAAGATTTGATAAAGGAGATATATTAAAATTTGATAACCTGACAGATTTAAAAGAGACTTTAAACCAGGAAGATATTGTCCTCATTAGACCTTTAAAGGGATTAGAAGGTAAAAAAGTATATTTTGTGCAAATCAGGGTTGATATTGAGTCAATTAATAAAAAAGAAATGGAAGAAATAGCAAAAAGAATCAATGGCGACTCCCCAGCGTTTATAAATCTCCAGAAGATATTTGCGGTATTAGTTAGACATCGTTCTAAAGATATAAAGTCATATATCCAATCTGATAATTTTAAACCGGATACATTAAAAGGAATCTCAAATGATTAA